In the Flagellimonas sp. MMG031 genome, one interval contains:
- a CDS encoding NmrA family NAD(P)-binding protein produces MKTENILVIGGTGKTGRRVAENVIQSGHNVRVVGRKTSPAFDWEDPSSYAAALKGMDRAYIVYYPDLAVPGAKEAIEKLTEAALREGLEKVVLLSGKGEREAEACEEIVANSGLNYTLVRASWFNQNFSEGAFLEFVLNGQVALPMPEAEIPFVDADDIADVVAKVLVDDRYNGQTITVTGPRKMTFGEAVEAMAAGIGKEIQFHPITIEEFKAGMKQAGLPDSYVWLFGYLFQEVLGNPDNQEISYDVEEVLGRPATDFNTYVEKTVATGIWNQDLSHTV; encoded by the coding sequence ATGAAAACAGAGAACATCTTAGTTATTGGCGGAACCGGAAAAACGGGCCGTCGTGTTGCAGAAAATGTAATTCAATCAGGCCACAACGTAAGGGTTGTTGGCAGAAAAACGAGCCCGGCATTCGATTGGGAGGACCCATCCTCCTATGCCGCCGCCTTAAAGGGGATGGATAGGGCCTACATTGTATACTATCCCGACCTTGCCGTCCCTGGGGCTAAGGAAGCCATTGAAAAACTTACGGAGGCTGCCTTGCGCGAAGGATTGGAAAAGGTGGTGCTATTATCCGGAAAAGGGGAGAGGGAAGCTGAGGCTTGCGAAGAAATTGTGGCCAATTCGGGTTTAAACTACACCTTGGTACGTGCTTCTTGGTTCAACCAAAACTTTAGTGAGGGCGCTTTTTTGGAGTTCGTATTGAACGGTCAAGTGGCCCTCCCCATGCCAGAGGCGGAGATTCCCTTTGTAGATGCTGATGACATCGCAGATGTAGTGGCCAAAGTGTTAGTGGATGATCGCTACAACGGACAGACGATTACCGTAACCGGACCTCGAAAAATGACCTTTGGGGAGGCTGTGGAGGCCATGGCCGCAGGAATCGGAAAGGAAATACAGTTTCACCCCATCACCATTGAGGAGTTCAAAGCGGGAATGAAGCAAGCCGGATTGCCCGACTCCTATGTTTGGCTCTTCGGATACCTGTTCCAAGAGGTGTTGGGCAACCCGGATAATCAAGAGATATCCTATGATGTGGAAGAAGTTTTGGGACGGCCTGCAACTGATTTCAACACCTACGTAGAAAAAACCGTAGCCACGGGGATTTGGAACCAAGACCTCTCACATACCGTTTAA
- a CDS encoding DUF5367 family protein, whose translation MKHVRAIGIGIFIWIIGVSLYTLSFYIPVLENPELQANIFLSIGVVPLVWFGSKLYYRKNYTTKGYWLGLVFFSIAAVLDALVTVPLFIEPYGGSYYSFFTAIGFWLIGMEFVITATCYWYVEVYGKKETVNS comes from the coding sequence ATGAAACATGTAAGAGCTATTGGGATAGGTATTTTTATCTGGATTATCGGGGTGAGCCTATATACTTTATCATTTTATATCCCGGTTTTGGAGAACCCTGAGCTACAAGCCAATATATTTCTGTCCATAGGCGTAGTACCGTTGGTTTGGTTCGGGTCAAAATTATACTACAGGAAAAATTACACCACCAAAGGTTACTGGTTAGGGCTTGTTTTCTTTTCGATTGCAGCGGTTTTGGATGCATTGGTCACAGTGCCCCTGTTCATAGAGCCCTATGGAGGAAGTTATTACAGTTTCTTCACCGCCATTGGCTTTTGGCTTATCGGAATGGAGTTTGTCATCACGGCAACTTGCTATTGGTACGTCGAGGTATATGGAAAAAAGGAAACAGTCAATTCCTGA
- a CDS encoding AraC family transcriptional regulator ligand-binding domain-containing protein has product MKYTAVSLYRKMMDCALKEGVAMAYLNAFKTPYKDLEAVKAVPAEEFFELHERLDDTLGPGFSIRVGQQMKIEDYGVLGLSWRTCSYVGEIFERSERYFKMLSNTYVFKVEKGNPFSVIHLLREPHRKGLELSNEATLSATVVVLRAMSESNISPTEVCFKHSAPSDISTYEKSFNCPIHFNQPQYSISYTTADLAMRTAKADVNINRFLVERVEEETKGMEINANRIASDCENLIQDALPSGIPSIHHIASLMGMSNRTLARRLADNGVSFRDLIKKTQERIATNLLRNSSRSIAEIAFETGFSEQSAFNRAFKRWTDLTPVEFRNQQ; this is encoded by the coding sequence ATGAAATATACCGCCGTAAGCCTTTATCGGAAAATGATGGACTGTGCCCTGAAAGAGGGGGTGGCCATGGCTTATCTCAATGCATTCAAAACACCTTATAAGGATTTGGAAGCGGTTAAAGCGGTTCCAGCAGAGGAATTCTTTGAACTCCACGAACGTTTGGATGATACGCTGGGACCGGGGTTTTCCATAAGGGTAGGGCAGCAAATGAAAATCGAGGACTACGGGGTTTTGGGACTTTCGTGGCGCACTTGTTCCTACGTGGGGGAAATCTTTGAGCGCTCGGAGCGGTATTTTAAGATGCTGTCCAACACCTATGTTTTTAAGGTGGAGAAGGGAAATCCCTTTTCTGTCATCCATTTATTGAGGGAACCCCACCGCAAGGGATTGGAGTTGTCCAACGAAGCCACACTTTCGGCAACGGTTGTCGTGCTTCGGGCTATGTCGGAGTCCAACATCTCTCCGACCGAAGTTTGTTTTAAACATAGTGCCCCTTCGGATATCAGTACCTATGAAAAGTCGTTCAATTGTCCCATTCACTTCAATCAACCCCAGTATTCCATCTCCTATACCACGGCAGATTTGGCAATGCGAACGGCAAAGGCCGATGTAAACATCAACCGCTTTTTGGTGGAGCGCGTAGAGGAGGAGACCAAGGGAATGGAAATCAATGCCAATAGAATTGCCAGCGATTGTGAAAACTTGATACAGGATGCCCTGCCCAGCGGTATCCCTAGCATACATCACATTGCAAGCCTTATGGGGATGAGCAACCGTACCTTGGCCCGCAGGCTTGCGGATAATGGAGTGTCTTTTCGGGATCTCATCAAAAAAACACAGGAACGTATCGCCACGAATCTATTAAGGAACAGTTCAAGAAGTATAGCCGAAATCGCTTTTGAAACTGGCTTTTCCGAACAGAGTGCTTTTAACCGTGCCTTTAAAAGATGGACTGACCTGACACCTGTGGAATTCCGTAATCAACAGTAA
- a CDS encoding DUF1772 domain-containing protein, protein MDVSIKTISLFASVVLTGLSAGLFYAWSVSVIPGTLKISDQSYLETMQSINRAILNPLFFIVFFGSIVALGVAASYQFQTDKLAFGLLLASSLLYLLGTITVTGMGNVPLNNELEAMDLSALDLERMKSFRDYYETKWNRFHTIRTLFALASFLISLITVFTKIKS, encoded by the coding sequence ATGGATGTTTCTATCAAAACAATTTCTCTATTTGCTTCGGTCGTATTGACAGGATTGTCGGCGGGTTTGTTTTATGCTTGGTCGGTATCGGTAATCCCTGGAACCCTGAAAATATCGGACCAGTCTTATCTAGAGACCATGCAATCCATCAACAGGGCCATACTCAACCCCTTATTTTTCATTGTTTTCTTTGGAAGTATTGTCGCTTTGGGAGTTGCGGCCAGTTACCAATTTCAAACGGATAAGTTGGCCTTTGGCCTGCTGTTGGCGTCATCCTTACTATATCTTTTGGGTACCATCACAGTTACCGGTATGGGGAATGTCCCTTTGAACAACGAGTTGGAGGCCATGGACCTCTCCGCACTTGATTTGGAAAGAATGAAATCGTTTAGGGACTATTACGAAACCAAATGGAATCGGTTTCATACCATCCGCACCCTTTTTGCTTTAGCGTCCTTTTTGATATCGCTCATCACGGTATTCACAAAAATTAAATCATAA